From Mustela nigripes isolate SB6536 chromosome 13, MUSNIG.SB6536, whole genome shotgun sequence, one genomic window encodes:
- the LOC132029125 gene encoding dnaJ homolog subfamily A member 1-like — protein sequence MVKETTYYDVLGVKPNATQEELKKAYRKLALKYHPDKNPNEGEKFKQISQAYEVLSDAKKRELYDKGGEQAIKEGGAGGGFGSPMDIFDMFFGGGGRMQRERRGKNVVHQLSVTLEDLYNGVTRKIALQKNVICDKYEGRGGKKGAVECCPNCRGTGMQIRIHQIGPGMVQQIQSVCMECQGHGEPISPKDRCKSCNGRKIVREKILEVHIDKGMKDGQKITFHGEGDQEPGLEPGDIIIVLDQKDHAVFTRREDLFMYMDIQLVEALCGFQKSISTLDNRTIVITSHPGQIVKHRDIKCVLNEGMPIYHRPYEKGRLIIKFKVNFPENGFLSPDKLSLLEKLLPERKEVEETDEMDQVELVDFDPNQERRRHYNGEAYEDDEHHPGGGVQCQTS from the coding sequence ATGGTGAAAGAAACCACTTATTATGATGTTTTGGGGGTCAAACCCAATGCTAcccaagaagaactgaaaaaggcCTACAGGAAACTGGCTTTGAAGTACCACCCTGATAAGAATCCAAATGAAGGAGAGAAGTTTAAACAGATTTCTCAAGCTTATGAAGTACTCTCTGatgcaaagaaaagggaattatATGACAAAGGAGGTGAACAGGCAATTAAAGAAGGTGGAGCTGGTGGTGGTTTTGGCTCCCCCATGGACATCTTTGATATGTtttttggaggaggaggaagaatgcagagagaaaggagaggtaaAAATGTTGTGCATCAGCTCTCAGTAACCTTAGAAGATTTATATAATGGTGTAACAAGAAAAATAGCTCTGCAAAAGAATGTGATTTGCGATAAATATGAAGGCCGAGGTGGTAAGAAAGGAGCAGTTGAGTGTTGTCCCAATTGCCGAGGTACTGGAATGCAAATAAGAATTCATCAGATAGGACCTGGAATGGTTCAGCAAATTCAGTCTGTGTGCATGGAGTGCCAGGGCCATGGGGAACCAATCAGTCCTAAAGATAGATGTAAAAGCTGCAATGGAAGGAAGATAGTTCGAGAGAAGATTCTAGAAGTTCATATTGACAAAGGCATGAAAGATGGCCAGAAGATAACATTCCATGGTGAGGGAGACCAAGAACCAGGACTGGAACCAGGAGATATTATCATTGTTTTAGATCAGAAGGACCATGCTGTTTTTACTCGGCGAGAAGACCTTTTCATGTATATGGACATACAGCTGGTTGAAGCACTGTGCGGTTTTCAAAAGTCAATATCTACTCTTGACAACCGAACCATTGTCATCACCTCTCATCCAGGTCAAATTGTAAAGCATAGAGATATCAAATGTGTGCTAAATGAAGGCATGCCAATTTATCATAGGCCATATGAGAAGGGTCGCCTCATCATCAAATTTAAGGTAAATTTTCCTGAGAATGGCTTTCTGTCTCCTGATAAACTCTCTTTGCTGGAAAAACTCCTACCTGAGAGGAAGGAAGTAGAAGAGACTGATGAAATGGACCAGGTAGAACTGGTGGACTTTGATCCAAATCAGGAAAGACGGCGCCATTACAATGGGGAAGCATATGAGGATGATGAACATCATCCCGGGGGTGGTGTTCAGTGTCAGACCTCTTAA